The Christiangramia flava JLT2011 genome has a segment encoding these proteins:
- a CDS encoding 5' nucleotidase, NT5C type, whose amino-acid sequence MKKSIAVDMDGVLADVETHFLNWYNEKNAAHLQRRDIKGKTEAEAFPKPGIVREYASTKGFFSSVPLMPNAVEGLKILNEHFDVFIVSAAMEFPQSLVEKRDWLEMHFPFIHWQQIVFCGSKRVISTDFMIDDHPKNLNPFKGTGLLFEAFHNVDIPHNNRVKSWQEILQYFKLSSS is encoded by the coding sequence ATGAAAAAATCGATCGCGGTAGATATGGATGGCGTTCTTGCCGATGTGGAAACCCATTTTCTCAATTGGTACAACGAGAAGAATGCGGCTCATCTTCAGCGGCGTGACATCAAAGGGAAAACGGAGGCAGAAGCTTTTCCAAAACCAGGAATCGTCAGGGAATATGCCAGCACAAAAGGCTTTTTCAGCTCTGTTCCCCTCATGCCAAACGCGGTTGAAGGTCTGAAAATACTGAACGAACATTTTGATGTTTTCATCGTTTCAGCGGCAATGGAATTCCCCCAAAGCCTGGTTGAAAAAAGGGACTGGCTGGAAATGCATTTTCCCTTCATCCACTGGCAGCAAATCGTTTTCTGCGGAAGCAAACGCGTAATTTCAACTGATTTTATGATAGACGATCACCCCAAGAACCTCAATCCGTTCAAAGGTACCGGTTTGCTGTTCGAAGCCTTTCATAATGTGGATATTCCGCATAATAACCGGGTAAAATCCTGGCAGGAAATTCTTCAGTATTTTAAATTATCTTCAAGCTAG
- a CDS encoding class I SAM-dependent DNA methyltransferase, translating to MNKRTKNTVQLFDKYAESYAQRFMDVSLYAPSLKEFCRLLPPHGSMLELGCGPGNVTAFLLKQREDLQILATDLSEEMLKITRKNLPGISCRPLNFKELENWPHRYEAVMAAFCLPYLNQAETASFMHQLAVILEPGGIIYMSLMEGDHELSGMQKSSNGQDEMMIFYHSRDWLLAQLQEKGFEVVFDQLIDQPEEHRSSGKDLVIIARSLTGD from the coding sequence ATGAATAAGCGAACCAAAAATACCGTTCAGCTATTTGATAAATATGCTGAAAGTTACGCGCAGCGCTTCATGGACGTTTCGCTATATGCTCCATCCCTGAAAGAGTTCTGCAGGTTGCTGCCCCCTCATGGGAGTATGCTGGAATTAGGCTGCGGTCCTGGAAATGTTACAGCTTTTCTTCTGAAACAGCGCGAAGACCTCCAAATCCTGGCTACCGATCTTTCCGAAGAAATGCTGAAAATCACCCGGAAAAATCTACCCGGAATAAGTTGTAGACCATTGAATTTCAAAGAGCTGGAAAATTGGCCACATAGATATGAGGCGGTAATGGCAGCTTTTTGTCTGCCTTATCTCAACCAGGCTGAAACGGCCAGTTTTATGCATCAGCTTGCCGTTATTTTGGAACCTGGTGGCATAATCTATATGAGTTTGATGGAAGGCGATCACGAACTTTCCGGAATGCAGAAATCATCGAATGGTCAGGACGAAATGATGATTTTTTATCATTCCAGGGATTGGTTACTGGCACAGCTGCAGGAAAAAGGTTTCGAAGTCGTATTCGACCAATTGATTGATCAACCTGAAGAGCATCGATCATCAGGTAAAGATCTCGTCATTATCGCCAGAAGTTTAACAGGAGATTAG
- a CDS encoding flotillin family protein: MNQILPIIGIGLGIVLFLIVVYFAIIAMFYKKVPQGRAIVRTGFGGTKVATDKGLYVVPVFHKVEVMDISVKKIQIERLAHEGLICKDNMRADIKVAFFVRVNNDVSFIKRVAQTIGVDRASRIETLEDLFEAKFSEALKTVGKKFDFIELYEARREFRDEIVNIIGTDLNGYTLEDCAIDFLEQTPISHLKADNILDAEGIKKITELTAVQNMKANLIKRDEEKTIRKQDVEAREAILELDKQLAEKEEAQKREIANIKAREEAEISKVSEEERLKSETARIATEEKVKVAEENMNRQIIVAAKNKERTDAIESERVEKDRMLEVTERERIVTLAQIEKEKVVEVEKKNIQDVIKDRVMLEKGVVEEQENMKDIQAFKTADRDKQVKITNAEASAQEELIKTIKAAEAKKEAAKQRAEELNIEAQAQKEASQKEAEARKTIAEAKAKEEATIGLSEAEVMHAKADASERQGLVEAHIIEKKAKAEAAGIEAKAEASRKEGKAAAEVIKEKALADAAGIEEKAAAMKKLDGVGKDHEEFKLRLDKELQVDLANINIQKEIADAQATVISDALKAAKIDIVGGETMFFDQIIGQITRGKGIDRLVQNSSNIQDLKDSILGSDDIKGNLLTKVREFSEKYGISSEDIKNLTIAKLLMELQSRSNDSNEQTMLGNLFNLAKGLGLSDQRLSTLKV; this comes from the coding sequence ATGAATCAAATACTACCAATTATAGGAATTGGATTAGGGATCGTTTTGTTCCTGATCGTCGTATACTTTGCGATTATCGCAATGTTTTACAAGAAAGTACCACAGGGCCGGGCTATTGTAAGAACCGGTTTTGGAGGAACAAAAGTAGCCACAGATAAAGGGCTTTATGTAGTTCCGGTTTTTCACAAGGTGGAAGTTATGGATATTTCGGTGAAGAAGATCCAGATCGAGCGCCTCGCTCACGAAGGTCTTATTTGTAAGGACAACATGCGGGCAGATATTAAGGTCGCCTTCTTCGTTCGGGTGAACAATGATGTTTCCTTCATCAAAAGAGTGGCTCAGACCATTGGTGTGGACCGCGCTTCCAGGATCGAAACGCTAGAAGATCTTTTTGAGGCAAAATTTTCCGAAGCCTTGAAAACCGTAGGTAAAAAATTCGATTTTATTGAGTTGTATGAAGCCCGTCGCGAATTCCGTGATGAAATTGTGAATATTATTGGGACCGATCTAAATGGGTACACCCTGGAGGATTGTGCGATTGATTTCCTGGAACAAACCCCGATCTCACACCTGAAAGCCGATAATATCCTCGATGCGGAAGGTATTAAGAAGATCACCGAGCTTACCGCGGTTCAGAACATGAAAGCCAACCTGATCAAGCGCGACGAGGAAAAGACCATTCGCAAGCAGGATGTCGAGGCTCGAGAGGCCATCCTGGAACTCGATAAGCAGTTAGCTGAAAAAGAAGAAGCTCAGAAAAGAGAGATCGCCAATATCAAGGCCAGAGAAGAGGCAGAGATCAGCAAAGTTTCCGAAGAAGAAAGACTGAAATCTGAAACAGCCAGGATCGCCACCGAAGAAAAAGTGAAGGTCGCGGAAGAAAACATGAACAGGCAGATCATCGTGGCCGCTAAAAACAAAGAGCGCACAGACGCCATAGAATCTGAAAGAGTAGAAAAAGACCGCATGCTGGAAGTGACCGAGCGCGAGCGAATCGTGACCTTGGCACAGATCGAGAAAGAGAAGGTTGTGGAAGTGGAGAAAAAGAACATCCAGGATGTGATCAAAGACCGGGTAATGCTGGAAAAAGGAGTGGTGGAAGAGCAGGAGAATATGAAAGATATCCAGGCCTTCAAAACGGCTGACCGGGACAAGCAGGTTAAAATTACTAATGCGGAAGCCAGCGCCCAGGAGGAACTGATCAAAACGATCAAAGCTGCGGAAGCCAAGAAAGAAGCGGCAAAACAACGGGCTGAAGAATTGAACATCGAGGCTCAGGCCCAGAAAGAAGCCAGCCAGAAAGAAGCTGAAGCCCGTAAAACTATCGCGGAAGCCAAGGCGAAAGAAGAAGCGACCATTGGTCTTTCAGAAGCTGAAGTGATGCACGCGAAAGCTGATGCCAGCGAAAGACAGGGTCTGGTGGAAGCTCATATCATCGAGAAAAAAGCCAAGGCGGAAGCTGCTGGAATCGAAGCCAAAGCAGAGGCCAGTAGGAAAGAAGGAAAAGCCGCTGCGGAAGTTATTAAAGAGAAAGCACTGGCAGATGCAGCCGGAATTGAAGAAAAAGCTGCTGCGATGAAAAAGCTGGACGGGGTTGGAAAAGACCACGAAGAATTCAAATTGCGATTGGATAAGGAACTGCAGGTAGACCTTGCCAATATCAATATTCAGAAAGAGATCGCAGACGCTCAGGCAACCGTGATCAGCGACGCACTGAAGGCTGCCAAGATAGATATTGTGGGTGGAGAAACCATGTTCTTTGACCAGATCATAGGGCAGATCACTCGTGGTAAAGGTATTGACAGGCTGGTGCAGAACAGTTCCAATATTCAGGATCTGAAAGATTCGATTCTAGGAAGTGACGATATCAAAGGAAATCTGCTAACAAAAGTTCGGGAGTTCTCTGAAAAATACGGCATCTCTTCCGAAGATATCAAAAACCTGACGATCGCTAAACTGCTTATGGAACTGCAGTCCCGATCTAACGATTCTAATGAACAGACCATGCTCGGCAACCTGTTCAACCTGGCAAAAGGCCTGGGACTTTCAGACCAGCGACTGTCAACTTTGAAAGTTTAA
- a CDS encoding VOC family protein, which produces MEKKYTVPAQTKIGHVHLKVSNIEKALEFYCDLLGFEIMMRMGENAAFLSAGGYHHHIGLNTWYSQDGKPPAPGNTGLFHTAICYPERKDLAQIYQRLQEAGYQLTGAADHGVSEALYLNDPDQNGVELYWDRPKEEWPLSPDGSLNMYTRPLDLPNLLAEIKNE; this is translated from the coding sequence ATGGAAAAAAAATATACTGTTCCCGCTCAAACCAAGATTGGCCATGTGCACCTGAAAGTCTCCAATATCGAAAAGGCGCTTGAATTCTATTGTGACCTGTTGGGCTTTGAAATCATGATGAGAATGGGAGAAAATGCGGCATTTCTTTCCGCGGGAGGTTACCATCACCATATTGGCCTGAATACCTGGTATAGCCAGGATGGAAAACCGCCAGCACCCGGGAATACCGGGCTTTTTCATACAGCGATCTGTTACCCCGAAAGAAAAGATCTTGCACAGATCTACCAGCGTTTACAGGAAGCCGGCTATCAGCTAACCGGTGCGGCTGATCATGGCGTTTCCGAAGCTTTGTACCTAAATGATCCAGATCAGAACGGGGTGGAATTATACTGGGATCGGCCAAAGGAAGAATGGCCTTTATCGCCAGACGGTTCGCTAAACATGTATACCAGGCCCTTAGATCTTCCAAATTTACTGGCGGAAATAAAAAATGAATAA
- a CDS encoding DUF6625 family protein — MRSIVLLPYFSRKLPKYFSLFLASVEKNRDTDFLIFTNLKNPEQLPKNVIWKKGQLKDINTRTLQQTGIDPGITRAYKLCDLKPFYGLIFSDLIDHYDYWAYGDMDVIFGNLDQFLQKICREERYDIISFRVNWLSGCLCFFRNDPKINQLCLQSRDWKEVLSTPEHYFGYDEVSWKNGRMIFWKLVNGQDLIELQTDVQSFTEVVMTAPGLKMHFGDLVKESIEEHMLLEISAEKVLIGSRFQKGFQAAYEMAAYHLVSEKNRPYFRFPAWKKVPERYYISRSGFSRKPARSTAEKLSHSAHLLFRSYPLYYFKKIRKKLRGKN; from the coding sequence ATGCGTTCAATTGTTCTTCTTCCCTATTTCAGCAGGAAATTACCTAAGTATTTTTCATTGTTCCTGGCTTCTGTTGAAAAGAACCGGGACACCGATTTCCTGATTTTCACTAATCTGAAAAATCCGGAACAACTTCCGAAAAACGTGATCTGGAAAAAGGGGCAACTAAAGGATATCAACACGCGAACCCTGCAGCAAACCGGGATTGATCCCGGAATCACACGTGCCTATAAGCTCTGCGATCTAAAACCTTTTTACGGGTTGATTTTCAGTGATCTCATCGATCACTATGATTACTGGGCCTATGGGGATATGGATGTCATCTTCGGAAATTTGGATCAGTTCCTGCAGAAGATCTGCCGGGAAGAACGATACGACATCATTTCTTTTCGCGTAAACTGGCTTTCAGGCTGTTTATGTTTCTTCCGAAATGATCCAAAAATCAATCAGCTTTGCCTGCAATCCCGGGACTGGAAAGAAGTTTTGTCAACACCAGAGCATTACTTTGGCTATGATGAAGTTTCCTGGAAAAATGGAAGAATGATCTTTTGGAAATTGGTAAATGGCCAGGACCTTATCGAGCTGCAAACCGATGTTCAAAGCTTTACGGAAGTGGTGATGACTGCCCCCGGTTTGAAAATGCATTTCGGGGACCTGGTAAAGGAATCGATCGAAGAGCATATGCTCCTGGAAATATCAGCTGAAAAAGTGCTTATTGGCAGCCGTTTCCAGAAAGGTTTTCAGGCGGCATATGAGATGGCGGCCTATCACCTGGTTAGTGAAAAGAACCGGCCTTACTTCCGTTTTCCGGCCTGGAAGAAAGTCCCGGAAAGATATTACATCTCCAGAAGTGGCTTCAGCAGGAAACCCGCACGATCTACTGCGGAAAAACTGTCACATTCAGCCCACCTACTCTTCCGAAGCTATCCTTTATATTATTTCAAGAAAATTCGGAAAAAACTAAGAGGTAAAAATTAA
- a CDS encoding DNA repair ATPase: MDQNNENQHRSDALDGGTYEIIRKRLAGHKTDLQERLARLNDSRKQVFGSLETRLIANHRVSTGNSCIARDMVSLGNICIFGYNVHFGLRTEIALSDVFSLYRYDGEKFEPIEADLLQDPTFKSDFENLYKYYRNTIFAKFAKMGNYLHMVFQLSDSVTDIKTFKWLIKEDHLEYIDNRSEHEFKFPAQHQFTWKEATRDMQRYGEHPHVAILDKVFVETVGGDLTIKIEDNTSDGKGIYSEPVDYKDQTLDDGQIRFADLGNLIALEIKPFQEAPRYFVYNHKVQEVQKIDSLQEAAVLLPDDQGIIFPDGYYLQTGEFHQFSNEVENLKYQGAIPSPNGEDFLFLFYSAAEGVYVLMDYNLIEQEIKTPIICGGFTILAGGELCYFKPEDDQTKHHMIQVWQTPYLEGDILPSEHQDSFLYKVGNKDIVSAMAEATELLNLLNKEDNYDGLYADIAKISKNILDAYYWLDHEEAAGLVQPLQSIHQAANSAIDEFQKVVELKKNAAAQTKAIRERAGELFSKIKSTSFKNIQEFVALLSELRAIRGEVIGLYEIRYVDEALLQQLEAEIVEYNATISRRCVEFLLQEKALQPYHLQVQEKQEKLENLTKVIEAKQLEEEVNQIGQDLEMLIDIVSNLEIEDTSHSTRIIDNISLIFATINQLKASIKNKRKSLGGKEAKADFAAQLKLIDQSIINYLDIAGTPEKCDEFQAKIAIQLEELEGKFADFEDFIEEIIEKREEVYNAFESKKSAINEKRNKKAISLQNAAGRILKSISKKGESLKSASEINGYFASDLMVNKLRDIVEQLRELDDSGNAEEIETALKTSREDALRKLKDKQELYEDGENIIKLGNHKFGVNKQELDLSIVFKNNRLFYHLNGTDFFQPLENEVLNQNREFWDQEFISENKEVYRSSFLAFKIFKGIDVKELRSLTEDQLLKLVQEESAGNYSEGYIKGVHDLDASKILKVLVQKDSELGILKHRPEIRAFGRYFWEQLEEDAKKSYDNAIKASGQVLSYFPDTREYDFLIAELDQSIADFGQSSGLFPAEVSLEVANYLFEELQSDDRFTASPTAMQLSADFQAMLKKEKADQKFQSGLESIELYSARVKLVRQWLLAFIRSQDLPQLSAYIEEAVCMILFPQHQHESIQARPDALISGLKGDHPGINEGTYQFNYHHFTQRLQGYFNEQVPGFMAFREARHQVTEALKDQLKLEEFRPRVLTSFVRNKLINQVYFPLFGENLAKQLGSVGEGRRTDRMGMLLLVSPPGYGKTTLMEYISNRLGLVFMKINCPAIGHDVTSVDPEAATNSAAREELKKLNLAFEMGNNVMLYLDDIQHSSAEFLQKFISLADGTRKIEGVYNGKPKTYDLRGKKFCVVMAGNPYTESGEKFRIPDMLANRADIYNLGDIIGDTAHLFKLSLIENSLTSNPVLQQLRSRNFDDVYALLEAVENKSEITELQGNHTRQEIEDYRQVLEKVIAIRNIVLRVNEAYIRSAGMEDDYREEPAFKLQGSYRDMNKLVAKVVPIMNEQELQTLLLSHYENESQTLTMAAEANLLKFKELYGTISEDEQARWNSIKETFRKNNKLKGLGSQNEMAQLLSQLMAFGDHLEGIRNVLQEGLPRNQSE, encoded by the coding sequence ATGGATCAAAATAATGAAAATCAGCATCGTTCTGATGCGCTGGATGGTGGAACTTACGAGATCATCAGGAAAAGGCTTGCAGGCCATAAAACTGATCTGCAGGAAAGACTTGCCCGGCTGAATGATTCCCGGAAACAGGTTTTTGGTTCGCTGGAAACCCGTTTGATCGCCAACCATCGCGTAAGTACCGGCAACAGTTGCATCGCCAGGGATATGGTTTCGCTGGGCAATATTTGCATTTTTGGATATAATGTGCACTTTGGATTGCGTACCGAGATCGCTCTTTCTGATGTTTTCAGCCTGTACCGCTATGACGGTGAGAAATTCGAACCAATTGAAGCAGATCTTTTACAGGATCCCACCTTCAAAAGCGATTTTGAGAATCTTTATAAATATTACCGAAATACGATATTTGCCAAATTCGCCAAAATGGGGAATTACCTCCATATGGTGTTTCAGCTCAGCGACAGCGTGACCGATATTAAAACTTTTAAATGGCTCATTAAAGAAGACCATTTGGAGTATATCGACAATCGCAGTGAGCACGAATTCAAATTTCCGGCACAACACCAATTTACCTGGAAGGAGGCCACCCGGGATATGCAGCGCTACGGGGAACACCCGCACGTGGCAATTCTCGATAAAGTATTCGTGGAAACCGTTGGCGGAGATCTTACTATCAAGATTGAGGATAATACCAGCGACGGAAAAGGGATTTATTCCGAACCGGTAGATTATAAAGACCAGACGCTGGATGACGGCCAGATTCGCTTTGCCGATCTTGGTAACCTGATTGCCCTGGAGATCAAACCTTTCCAGGAGGCACCGCGCTATTTCGTGTACAACCACAAGGTCCAGGAAGTCCAGAAGATCGATTCGCTGCAGGAAGCTGCCGTGTTGTTGCCAGACGACCAGGGAATCATATTTCCTGATGGCTATTATTTGCAGACCGGCGAATTTCACCAGTTCAGCAACGAGGTAGAAAACCTGAAATACCAGGGAGCAATTCCTTCCCCAAACGGAGAAGACTTCTTGTTTCTCTTTTATTCTGCTGCGGAAGGCGTCTATGTGTTGATGGATTATAACCTGATAGAACAGGAGATCAAAACGCCTATTATTTGCGGAGGGTTTACCATTCTTGCCGGTGGAGAACTATGCTATTTTAAACCGGAAGATGATCAGACCAAACATCACATGATACAGGTGTGGCAGACCCCGTACCTGGAAGGTGATATCTTACCTTCGGAACACCAGGATTCGTTCCTGTATAAAGTGGGGAACAAGGATATTGTGTCAGCAATGGCCGAAGCCACCGAATTGCTCAACCTCTTGAACAAGGAAGATAATTATGACGGTTTGTATGCCGATATTGCCAAAATTTCCAAGAATATTTTGGACGCTTATTACTGGCTGGACCACGAGGAAGCTGCCGGACTGGTTCAACCATTACAATCGATCCACCAGGCTGCTAATTCAGCGATTGACGAGTTTCAGAAGGTTGTGGAACTAAAGAAAAATGCGGCGGCACAAACCAAGGCTATCCGGGAGCGTGCCGGAGAACTTTTCAGCAAGATCAAGAGTACTTCTTTTAAAAACATTCAGGAGTTTGTAGCCCTGCTATCCGAATTGCGAGCTATTCGAGGGGAGGTGATCGGGTTGTATGAGATCAGGTATGTTGATGAAGCGCTTCTGCAGCAGCTGGAAGCAGAAATCGTAGAATACAATGCCACCATTTCCCGGCGATGCGTGGAGTTCCTTCTTCAGGAAAAAGCCCTGCAACCTTACCATTTGCAGGTTCAGGAAAAACAGGAAAAGCTGGAAAACCTCACTAAGGTCATCGAAGCGAAGCAGCTGGAAGAAGAAGTGAACCAGATCGGGCAGGATCTCGAAATGCTTATCGACATCGTTTCAAACCTGGAAATCGAGGATACTTCGCATTCTACCAGGATCATCGATAATATTTCGCTCATTTTTGCCACGATCAACCAGTTGAAAGCGTCGATCAAGAACAAGCGTAAAAGCCTGGGCGGGAAGGAAGCGAAAGCTGATTTTGCGGCACAGTTGAAATTGATTGATCAGAGCATCATCAATTACCTCGATATCGCCGGTACCCCGGAAAAATGTGACGAATTCCAGGCAAAGATCGCCATCCAGCTGGAAGAGCTGGAAGGAAAATTTGCAGATTTTGAAGATTTCATCGAGGAAATTATTGAAAAAAGGGAAGAGGTTTACAATGCATTTGAAAGCAAGAAAAGTGCGATCAATGAAAAGCGAAACAAAAAGGCCATTTCCCTTCAGAATGCCGCGGGCAGAATTCTGAAAAGTATTTCCAAGAAAGGGGAAAGCCTGAAATCGGCTTCGGAGATCAATGGTTATTTCGCGTCAGATCTCATGGTGAACAAACTCCGCGATATCGTGGAGCAACTTCGCGAGCTGGACGACAGCGGGAATGCCGAAGAGATCGAAACGGCTTTGAAAACCAGCAGGGAAGATGCCCTCAGGAAACTGAAGGATAAACAGGAGTTGTATGAGGACGGTGAAAACATCATCAAACTGGGTAACCATAAATTTGGTGTGAATAAGCAGGAACTGGACCTGAGCATTGTTTTCAAGAATAACCGGTTGTTTTACCATCTAAATGGAACCGATTTTTTTCAGCCGCTGGAAAATGAAGTGCTGAACCAAAACAGGGAATTCTGGGACCAGGAATTCATTTCTGAAAATAAAGAGGTCTACCGTTCTTCTTTTCTGGCTTTTAAGATATTCAAGGGTATTGATGTTAAAGAACTTCGCTCACTTACGGAAGATCAATTGCTGAAACTGGTTCAGGAAGAATCGGCTGGAAATTATAGCGAAGGTTATATCAAAGGCGTGCACGACCTGGATGCATCAAAGATCCTGAAGGTGCTGGTACAGAAAGACTCTGAACTAGGAATACTGAAACACAGGCCGGAGATCAGGGCGTTCGGAAGGTATTTCTGGGAGCAACTGGAAGAGGACGCTAAAAAATCTTACGATAATGCGATCAAGGCTTCAGGACAGGTCTTAAGTTATTTTCCGGATACCCGCGAATATGATTTTCTTATCGCAGAACTGGATCAGTCCATTGCTGATTTTGGCCAAAGTTCCGGTCTTTTTCCTGCGGAAGTTTCGCTGGAAGTAGCAAATTATCTTTTCGAAGAATTGCAAAGTGACGACCGTTTTACGGCAAGTCCTACCGCGATGCAACTTTCGGCTGATTTCCAGGCCATGCTTAAAAAGGAAAAAGCCGATCAGAAATTTCAGTCTGGACTGGAAAGTATTGAATTGTATTCGGCCAGGGTAAAATTGGTTCGACAATGGCTTTTGGCCTTTATCAGAAGTCAGGACCTGCCACAGCTTTCAGCTTATATCGAAGAGGCTGTTTGCATGATTCTCTTTCCGCAGCATCAGCATGAGAGTATCCAGGCCCGGCCAGATGCTTTGATCAGCGGTTTAAAAGGGGACCATCCTGGGATCAATGAGGGAACTTATCAATTCAATTACCATCATTTTACCCAACGATTGCAAGGCTACTTTAATGAGCAGGTTCCGGGTTTTATGGCATTTAGAGAAGCGCGGCACCAGGTTACCGAAGCTTTAAAAGACCAGCTGAAACTGGAAGAATTTCGCCCGCGCGTGCTAACTTCTTTCGTGAGGAATAAGCTGATCAACCAGGTCTATTTTCCCTTATTCGGCGAAAACCTGGCCAAGCAGCTGGGAAGCGTTGGCGAAGGGCGAAGAACCGATCGTATGGGAATGTTGCTGCTGGTTTCACCACCTGGTTACGGAAAAACCACGCTGATGGAGTACATTTCTAACCGCCTCGGCCTCGTCTTCATGAAGATCAATTGCCCCGCCATTGGGCACGATGTTACCTCGGTAGATCCGGAAGCGGCAACGAACTCGGCTGCAAGAGAAGAGCTGAAGAAGCTTAATCTGGCCTTTGAAATGGGCAATAATGTGATGTTGTACCTGGATGATATCCAGCATTCGAGTGCAGAGTTTCTTCAGAAATTCATTTCCCTGGCAGACGGAACGAGGAAGATTGAAGGAGTTTACAATGGGAAACCAAAAACCTATGACCTGCGCGGAAAAAAATTCTGTGTGGTCATGGCCGGGAATCCGTATACCGAGAGCGGTGAAAAATTCAGAATTCCGGATATGCTTGCGAACAGGGCCGATATTTACAATTTAGGTGATATCATTGGCGATACCGCGCATCTGTTCAAGCTCAGCCTCATCGAGAATTCATTAACGTCGAACCCGGTTTTGCAGCAGTTGCGATCGCGTAATTTTGACGATGTCTATGCACTGCTGGAAGCCGTGGAGAACAAATCTGAAATTACAGAATTACAGGGTAATCACACCCGGCAGGAAATCGAGGATTACCGGCAGGTACTGGAAAAGGTCATCGCAATTAGGAATATCGTCTTGCGAGTGAACGAAGCGTATATTCGCTCGGCTGGAATGGAAGATGATTACCGCGAGGAACCGGCATTCAAGTTGCAGGGATCCTATCGGGATATGAATAAGCTGGTGGCCAAGGTGGTACCGATCATGAACGAGCAAGAACTGCAAACTTTGTTATTGTCCCACTATGAGAATGAATCGCAAACGCTCACCATGGCCGCGGAAGCCAATTTGCTCAAGTTTAAGGAACTTTACGGAACGATCTCTGAAGACGAACAGGCTCGCTGGAACAGCATCAAGGAAACCTTCAGAAAGAATAATAAACTTAAAGGTTTGGGTAGCCAGAATGAAATGGCGCAGTTGCTTTCCCAGTTAATGGCTTTCGGTGATCACCTGGAAGGCATACGGAATGTACTGCAGGAAGGTTTACCCAGGAACCAATCTGAATAA
- a CDS encoding methyltransferase family protein: MKVSKKDISYFSIQLGILFGYFIPINLTEFPIPILLTAVSLVLLLMGFAMAVIAIFQLSKKLSPFPSPAKNAVLQTRGVYKLSRHPIYTGLFLMTLAFGIMTGSLWKILFSVVLLAFFYVKSNYEEELLSEKFQEYESYQKKTGRFFPKF, from the coding sequence ATGAAAGTTTCCAAAAAAGACATTTCCTATTTCAGTATCCAGCTGGGCATTCTCTTCGGGTATTTCATCCCAATCAACCTCACCGAATTCCCCATTCCGATACTCTTAACCGCAGTTTCCCTGGTCCTGTTATTAATGGGTTTTGCGATGGCTGTCATTGCCATTTTTCAGCTGAGCAAAAAGTTGTCTCCTTTTCCCTCTCCTGCAAAAAATGCGGTACTACAAACAAGAGGGGTTTACAAACTGTCAAGACATCCTATATATACCGGACTATTCCTCATGACGCTCGCCTTCGGAATTATGACCGGTTCGTTATGGAAAATCCTGTTTTCAGTAGTATTGCTGGCCTTTTTTTATGTCAAATCGAATTACGAGGAAGAACTGCTTTCTGAAAAGTTTCAGGAATACGAAAGCTACCAAAAGAAAACTGGTCGCTTCTTTCCGAAATTTTAA
- a CDS encoding DoxX family membrane protein has product MKSKVLLVVCILTGLIFINAGLNKFFNYMPVPEDLPEDLMKLMQAMMTIKWLMPLVAIAEILGGILIVPARTRAVGALILFPIMIGILLTHFYFAPDGLLLPVILAIVVGWILFENRNKYAELFK; this is encoded by the coding sequence ATGAAATCAAAGGTACTCCTGGTGGTCTGCATTTTAACCGGATTGATCTTTATCAACGCGGGGCTTAATAAATTTTTCAACTACATGCCAGTTCCGGAAGATCTTCCGGAAGACCTGATGAAACTGATGCAAGCGATGATGACCATCAAATGGTTGATGCCATTGGTTGCAATCGCTGAAATTCTAGGCGGGATTTTAATAGTTCCAGCAAGAACACGTGCCGTAGGCGCCCTGATCCTTTTCCCAATTATGATCGGGATCCTCCTTACCCACTTCTATTTTGCGCCCGATGGCCTGCTGTTACCGGTTATTCTGGCAATTGTAGTAGGCTGGATCCTGTTTGAAAATCGGAATAAATATGCCGAACTTTTCAAATAA